In Vibrio marisflavi CECT 7928, the following are encoded in one genomic region:
- a CDS encoding YeaC family protein, translating to MDTERLLDAMTPEAYEKLTYAVETGRWPDGTKLSKEQRDSCMQAVMLYQSKHNVEAQHMTVAAGGEISFKSKSELKRQFQMSENDIVKVKLSDQ from the coding sequence ATGGATACAGAGCGTTTACTAGATGCTATGACACCAGAAGCTTACGAAAAACTCACTTACGCAGTTGAAACTGGTCGTTGGCCTGATGGCACTAAGTTGTCTAAAGAACAACGAGATTCTTGTATGCAAGCTGTAATGCTGTATCAATCTAAGCATAATGTAGAAGCGCAACATATGACAGTTGCTGCCGGGGGAGAAATCAGCTTTAAGTCAAAATCTGAACTAAAAAGACAGTTTCAGATGTCAGAAAATGACATTGTTAAAGTGAAGCTAAGCGATCAGTAG
- the msrB gene encoding peptide-methionine (R)-S-oxide reductase MsrB: MEQSVSKVEKTEEEWREELTEEQYQVCRLHGTEKPFSGKLLYQNSTGVYLCTCCQSPLFVSDNKYESGCGWPSFDAPINDNAIRYIEDRSHGMVRTEIRCANCDSHLGHVFPDGPPTTGERFCVNSVSLIFNKSSSS, encoded by the coding sequence GTGGAACAATCAGTCAGTAAAGTCGAGAAAACTGAAGAAGAGTGGCGTGAAGAGCTCACAGAAGAACAATATCAAGTATGTCGACTGCATGGCACAGAAAAACCATTTTCGGGTAAGTTGTTGTATCAAAACAGTACGGGTGTGTATTTGTGCACCTGTTGCCAGTCGCCGTTGTTTGTATCAGATAATAAATACGAGTCTGGCTGCGGCTGGCCAAGCTTTGATGCGCCGATAAACGACAATGCGATTCGATACATAGAAGATAGAAGTCATGGCATGGTTCGTACAGAAATTCGCTGCGCAAACTGCGATAGCCATTTAGGTCATGTGTTTCCTGATGGCCCACCGACGACAGGCGAGAGGTTCTGTGTGAATTCAGTGTCGTTAATTTTCAACAAAAGCTCATCAAGTTAA
- a CDS encoding DUF2989 domain-containing protein: MSLLKLTLIVILPLVLMGCFENKNNTDKLCDSYPELNCTKLNTHDGQCRLPRTDLIWHKYDTYKEPTDANRIKEYQLVTLYRKCLANASQIQTFDSSKRAEKRVEALLFSAEEQERLIEDLKVSATPETLYFLWSQLGDEDAKRTFLFMEDTRSLETSEMQYNLATIYIQRDVEKTLSLLNRSLELASDGNVKPEVFESLASIHYKRKEKEKAYIWTKIAEQHEIAVATGRELQLLYGFDNTKYEKLDKIADNIESAINSGKYRRQLMPSSF; encoded by the coding sequence ATGAGTCTACTAAAACTAACACTTATCGTCATATTACCTTTAGTTCTCATGGGCTGTTTTGAAAACAAAAACAACACTGACAAACTTTGTGATAGCTACCCAGAACTCAATTGTACCAAGCTAAATACTCATGACGGTCAATGCCGCCTCCCCCGAACCGATCTGATCTGGCACAAATACGACACTTACAAAGAACCGACCGACGCGAATAGAATCAAAGAATACCAGCTCGTTACCTTATACCGTAAGTGCTTAGCTAATGCCTCTCAAATACAAACGTTTGATAGTTCCAAACGAGCTGAAAAGCGGGTTGAGGCACTACTTTTCTCCGCGGAAGAACAAGAAAGGCTTATAGAAGATCTAAAAGTATCCGCTACACCAGAAACGCTTTACTTTCTATGGTCTCAACTAGGTGACGAAGACGCTAAGCGAACCTTTCTCTTCATGGAAGATACCCGATCTCTAGAAACATCAGAAATGCAATACAACCTAGCCACTATCTATATCCAGAGAGATGTGGAGAAAACACTCTCACTACTCAACCGTTCGTTAGAACTTGCAAGTGATGGCAACGTTAAACCTGAGGTTTTTGAATCATTAGCCAGCATTCATTACAAGCGCAAAGAAAAAGAGAAAGCGTATATTTGGACGAAGATAGCTGAACAACACGAAATCGCCGTTGCAACAGGCCGTGAATTACAACTGCTCTATGGTTTTGATAACACTAAATACGAAAAGTTAGACAAGATAGCGGATAACATAGAATCCGCTATAAACTCAGGAAAATATCGACGGCAGCTTATGCCAAGTAGTTTTTAA